In Aspergillus fumigatus Af293 chromosome 4, whole genome shotgun sequence, one genomic interval encodes:
- a CDS encoding N-acetyltransferase family protein, with protein sequence MSGEATIRLATPEGKFTPHSLQCFSARVGHRCEKVSRPLLTPCEIADVPYILQFIRELADYEKALHEVEATEESLLATLSFPNDTPKRGSVYTALVIPPATAENPSPVPVGMALFFYNYSTWRSAPGIYLEDLYVQPSARGKGYGFKLLKYLAAKVLEVKGRRLEWSVLKWNEPSIKFYKQVGAQAMEEWMKMMVEGPALNKLAEGL encoded by the coding sequence ATGTCCGGGGAAGCTACCATCAGACTGGCAACTCCCGAGGGCAAGTTCACCCCGCATTCCCTTCAATGCTTCTCCGCACGAGTCGGCCATCGCTGCGAGAAGGTCTCACGGCCCTTACTGACTCCATGCGAAATTGCAGATGTCCCTTACATCCTCCAATTCATCCGAGAGCTAGCCGACTACGAAAAGGCTCTCCATGAGGTCGAAGCCACCGAAGAATCCCTCCTGGCCACACTCTCCTTCCCCAATGACACCCCCAAGCGAGGCTCCGTCTACACAGCCCTCGTTATCCCCCCCGCCACAGCAGAAAACCCATCCCCCGTACCTGTTGGTATGGCCCTGTTCTTCTACAACTACTCGACATGGCGATCGGCTCCGGGAATCTACCTTGAGGACCTTTACGTGCAGCCCAGCGCCCGAGGCAAGGGATATGGGTTCAAGCTTTTGAAGTACTTGGCTGCAAAGGTGTTGGAGGTGAAGGGCCGCCGTCTAGAGTGGAGTGTCCTCAAGTGGAATGAGCCCAGCATCAAGTTTTACAAGCAGGTAGGGGCCCAGGCTATGGAGGAGTGGATGAAAATGATGGTTGAGGGGCCGGCCCTGAATAAGTTGGCGGAGGGACTGTAG
- a CDS encoding putative UDP-sugar hydrolase, whose translation MVAQELARHLRLNEGCDFVIAISHSRLAEDIRIANNAAHGIAKVDLILGGHDHEVLHRFHGDTEEDSEIIQQGTRNEDIVSNGVVDQVAGDIRIVKSGTNWRGLSILRLMARRLPDGRATIETVKLKQYVDIAQSSECSSLSVCPRIRKMAAEIQQRVGSVVQEPLVHTTTPLDGRCSVIRSSETNLGNMLADAYRAYYGADIALVNSGSIRCDRIIDPSSSPLHVKDIIEICPFENPVVVKRVSGRALHEALENSVSDLHVDGRFMQCSGLHVVADWQQQEGHRILQLSLVQSSFAPPKRIIPSQLYSVVMSSFIAAGFDGYTCFQSLETLVDKETAVTDTGLLLRIFGYDKEGLNDGNTTGIDRARRAIICGRHGLDSLPIVSPTVEAKIQFVT comes from the exons ATGGTCGCTCAGGAGCTTGCGAGACACCTGCGTCTTAATGAAGGTTGTGACTTTGTGATCGCGATCTCTCACTCGCGGCTTGCGGAGGATATCAGAATAGCAAATAATGCCGCACACGGGATTGCCAAAGTCGATCTGATTCTCGGGGGTCACGATCACGAGGTCCTGCATCGCTTCCACGGGGACACCGAAGAGGACTCTGAGATAATCCAACAGGGTACGAGGAACGAGGACATTGTGTCCAATGGCGTAGTCGACCAAGTGGCCGGAGACATTCGCATCGTCAAAAGCGGGACAAACTGGCGAGGCTTATCCATTCTCCGCTTAATGGCAAGGAGACTTCCAGACGGAAGAGCCACAATAGAGACCGTCAAAC TCAAGCAATACGTCGACATCGCACAGAGCTCAGAATGCAGCTCACTCTCAGTCTGCCCCCGTATTCGCAAAATGGCAGCTGAGATCCAGCAGCGCGTCGGCAGTGTGGTGCAGGAGCCACTCGTTCACACGACGACACCGCTCGACGGCCGCTGCAGTGTGATTCGCAGCTCAGAGACGAATCTAGGCAACATGCTTGCAGACGCCTATCGTGCCTACTACGGCGCTGATATTGCACTCGTCAATAGCGGCTCAATCAGATGTGATCGGATCATCGacccatcgtcatcaccgctCCATGTCAAGGACATCATCG AAATCTGCCCCTTCGAGAACCCGGTGGTTGTCAAACGAGTCAGCGGACGCGCCCTCCACGAGGCCCTCGAAAACTCCGTCTCGGACCTCCATGTTGACGGACGATTCATGCAATGCTCTGGGCTACACGTCGTCGCGGACTGGCAGCAACAAGAGGGCCACAGGATCCTACAGCTGTCTCTCGTGCAATCATCGTTCGCGCCACCGAAGCGCATCATCCCGTCGCAGTTATACAGCGTTGTCATGTCGTCCTTTATCGCGGCGGGTTTTGACGGATATACCTGCTTCCAGAGCCTAGAGACACTTGTCGACAAGGAGACGGCTGTGACGGATACTGGACTACTCCTGCGGATCTTTGGGTATGATAAGGAAGGCTTGAATGATGGCAATACCACTGGCATAGATAGAGCTCGGAGGGCTATCATTTGTGGGAGACATGGGCTGGACAGTCTGCCCATTGTGAGCCCAACAGTTGAGGCGAAGATTCAGTTCGTGACTTAG
- a CDS encoding putative nucleotidase, whose translation MAFMACMDMMDFVSLILHQEKVPARHYHVHNVELISRFAGLVKSFEPKPLVVFSGDSFSPSLEASLLKGEHMVPFLNHLNVDVACYGNHDFDFGETRLVELSRKVHFPWVLSNVTRVTENGDISREPLACGGRYITRTVQGYKVGFIGLAGT comes from the exons ATGGCATTCATGGCATGCATGGACATGATGGATTTTGTATCTCTCATCTTGCATCAGGAGAAAGTTCCGGCTCGTCAT TACCATGTCCACAATGTCGAGCTCATATCCCGTTTCGCCGGCTTGGTCAAGTCGTTTGAGCCCAAGCCACTAGTAGTCTTCAGCGGCGATAGCTTCTCGCCTTCCTTGGAGGCGTCCCTCCTAAAAGGAGAGCACATGGTTCCGTTCTTGAACCACCTCAACGTCGATGTAGCCTGTTACGGGAACCATG ACTTCGATTTCGGGGAAACCAGACTCGTGGAACTGTCACGCAAAGTGCACTTCCCCTGGGTTTTATCCAACGTAACTAGAGTGACTGAGAATGGCGATATCTCGAGGGAGCCTCTTGCCTGTGGTGGGCGGTATATCACCAGGACAGTACAGGGGTACAAGGTCGGATTTATTGGCTTGGCCGGGACGTAA
- the TMEM16 gene encoding anoctamin family protein — translation MAFNPAPKAVQENHHVDYVIRFNYGDIDTPEAIKKFEVLLLELSEVGLQTEVRQGDENSLFVFVRAASKKKLKRAVYQSRVRDWLYGVRNTEPEPASSAKPQSEAERLLVIYHLITVPKAEGGAGITPRHGEWKNVDAIFPLHDEETNRQCMREWSKKTFLSTEDLDRIRNTFGEHVGFYFAFLQSYFRFLMFPAAFGFSCWLLLGSFSIIYTVVNCLWCIVFIEYWKRQEEDLSCRWQTKGVSAVHEKRAEFKPEKEIRDESTGEVRGVFPATKRMYRQLLQVPFALLAAVALGAIIATCFAIEIFISEVYNGPLKGYLVFIPTILVSALIPTMSAVLLTVATKLNDYENYETQDAYKVALTQKIFVVNFITSYLPIILTAFVYVPFASRIVPYLDVFHLTVRPFVSKEHAIKARTEFSINPDRLRKQVIYFTVTAQIVGFALETIVPFVKQRVFREYKEYTKKQHAKAEPGNGAGEKKTVSLGDDEDEARFLTRVRNEAELEDYDVTDDLREMCIQFGYLALFSPVWPLVPVSFLINNWVELRSDFFKICVECKRPWPQRADTIGPWLDSLGFLSWVGSITSSALVYMFSNGHEGPNGEPTTIRCWALLLTIFFSEHLYLIVRYAVRSALAKLEPPNTRRERIERFMMRKRYLDTVLSAESDDDADEVKGVVSSIPPSEITRESLEQDARDWSKQGTDPTERFWMRQRGWKESAEVGLSLITKAKGDETKKQQ, via the exons ATGGCTTTCAATCCGGCTCCCAAGGCCGTTCAGGAGAACCATCATGTCGACTATGTCATCCGCTTCAATTATGGGGATATTG ATACGCCTGAAGCAATAAAGAAATTCgaggttcttcttcttgagctctCCGAGGTAGGATTACAGACGGAAGTCCGACAGGGGGACGAGAACTCCCTGTTTGTTTTCGTGCGGGCCGCTAGCAAAAAGAAGCTGAAACGAGCGGTTTACCAGTCTCG CGTTCGAGACTGGCTGTACGGCGTCCGGAATACCGAACCTGAGCCGGCGAGCTCTGCGAAGCCGCAGTCAGAAGCCGAGCGGCTCCTTGTTATCTACCATTTGATTACGGTCCCAAAGGCAGAGGGCGGTGCGGGCATCACCCCGCGGCATGGAGAGTGGAAGAATGTCGATGCGATCTTTCCGCTGCACGACGAGGAGACCAACAGGCAGTGCATGAGGGAGTGGAGCAAAAAGACATTCCTGTCAACGGAGGATTTGGATCGGATTCGCAATACCTTTGGAGAACAT GTTGGCTTTTACTTTGCCTTCTTGCAGTCGTATTTTCGGTTCTTGATGTTCCCTGCGGCATTCGGGTTTTCGTGTTGGCTGCTATTGGGCtcattctccatcatctACACCGTGGTCAATTGTCTCTGGTGCATCGTCTTTATTGAATATTGGAAGCGtcaggaggaggacctcAGCTGTCGGTGGCAGACCAAGGGCGTGTCTGCGGTTCACGAAAAGAGAGCAGAGTTCAAACCCGAGAAGGAAATTCGTGATGAAAGTACCGGCGAGGTTCGAGGAGTCTTCCCCGCTACAAAGCGGATGTATCGACAGCTCCTCCAAGTCCCATTCGCATTGCTTGCAGCCGTCGCCCTAGGTGCCATCATTGCCACCTGCTTTGCGATTGAGATTTTTATTTCCGAGGTCTACAACGGTCCGCTCAAGGGGTATCTG GTGTTTATCCCTACCATCTTGGTATCGGCGCTTATACCGACAATGAGTGCGGTATTGCTGACTGTTGCGACCAAATTGAATGACTACGAGAACTACGAGACTCAGGATGCCTACAAGGTGGCATTGACACAAAAAATCTTTGTGGTCAACTTTATCACCTCATACCTCCCTATCATCTTGACAGCTTTCGTCTATGTACCATTCGCCAGTCGTATCGTGCCTTATCTCGATGTATTCCACCTTACTGTTCGGCCGTTCGTGTCCAAAGAGCATGCAATCAAGGCACGAACCGAATTCAGCATTAATCCGGATCGGCTACGAAAGCAGGTCATCTACTTTACCGTTACTGCCCAGATTGTCGGTTTTGCGCTTGAAACCATCGTTCCGTTTGTCAAGCAACGGGTATTCCGCGAATATAAGGAATACACCAAGAAACAACATGCAAAAGCAGAGCCAGGAAACGGTgcgggagagaagaagaccgTCTCCCTCggcgacgacgaagatgaggcCAGATTCCTCACTCGTGTTCGTAATGAAGCTGAGTTGGAGGACTATGATGTCACCGATGATCTGCGGGAAATGTGTATCCAGTTTGGATATCTGGCTCTGTTCTCACCCGTGTGGCCACTTGTTCCCGTCTCCTTCTTGATCAACAACTGGGTCGAGCTGCGGTCtgatttcttcaagatctGCGTCGAGTGCAAGAGACCCTGGCCTCAGCGTGCGGATACCATTGGACCATGGCTGGACAGCCTCGGATTCTTGTCCTGGGTGGGAAGTATCACCAGCTCAGCCCTTGTCTATATGTTCAGTAACGGGCATGAGGGCCCTAATGGCGAGCCAACAACAATCCGGTGCTGGGCGTTGTTACTGAcaattttcttctccgaGCATCTCTACCTGATCGTGCGCTACGCCGTACGAAGTGCCCTGGCTAAGCTGGAGCCTCCGAACACACGTCGCGAACGGATAGAGCGCTTCATGATGCGGAAGAGATACCTCGACACTGTGCTCAGTGCAGAGAGCGACGACGATGCCGATGAGGTCAAGGGTGTCGTATCTTCCATCCCACCTTCCGAGATCACTCGCGAGTCCTTGGAACAGGACGCTAGAGACTGGTCCAAGCAGGGGACTGATCCAACCGAGCGCTTCTGGATGAGACAGAGAGGCTGGAAGGAGTCTGCCGAGGTTGGTTTGAGCCTCATCACAAAGGCCAAGGGCGACgaaaccaagaagcagcagtAG